From the Brassica napus cultivar Da-Ae chromosome A8, Da-Ae, whole genome shotgun sequence genome, one window contains:
- the LOC106418880 gene encoding caffeic acid 3-O-methyltransferase, translating to MNSTQIPLDEDEEDMLLAMQLIGLRIVPYAIKTAIELDLLEIIAKAGPLGTHLSPLDLASKVAARNPDAPMMIDRLLRLLSAYSVCTCRLVNDKEEREFRVYGLGKAGRKLIKDEDRFSLASTVRFTNPKFEGDMCSQLTASILEGGARPYERVYGDLIFKDMEKNENIRAEFHEAMLNHTSIVMKKILKTYNGFNSLSGGVLVDVGGGLGANLALILSRLPQLKGVNFDLPHVVSEAPKIKGVEHVGGDMFDAIPRGQAIFMKWILHDWNDDQCVAILKNCKKALPKNGKVIIIEYIMPREISETDLATKNSLFYDVGIMCATQGGKERTKEEFEVLAMKAGFNIPNIIYGAYSFWILELYAD from the exons ATGAATTCAACACAAATTCCCctagatgaagatgaagaagatatgtTACTAGCCATGCAACTAATCGGTCTTCGTATCGTCCCTTACGCTATAAAAACTGCAATAGAACTGGATTTATTGGAGATTATTGCCAAGGCCGGACCTTTGGGAACCCATCTCTCACCCTTGGATTTAGCTTCCAAAGTCGCTGCAAGAAATCCTGATGCTCCCATGATGATTGATCGGTTACTACGTCTCCTTTCTGCTTATTCGGTATGTACTTGTAGATTGGTGAatgacaaagaagaaagagaatttAGAGTTTACGGACTGGGAAAAGCCGGAAGGAAACTTATTAAAGATGAAGATAGATTTTCTTTGGCGTCTACTGTGCGTTTTACCAACCCCAAATTTGAAGGCGATATGTG CTCTCAACTCACGGCGTCAATACTGGAGGGTGGAGCACGGCCGTACGAGAGAGTATATGGGGATTTGATCTTTAAGGATATGGAGAAGAATGAAAATATACGGGCTGAGTTTCACGAGGCAATGCTTAACCACACATCAATAGTAATGAAGAAGATACTAAAGACTTACAACGGGTTCAATAGTCTTAGTGGTGGAGTTTTGGTAGATGTTGGAGGTGGCTTAGGTGCAAATCTTGCTTTAATTCTCTCCAGGCTCCCACAACTTAAAGGTGTTAACTTTGACTTGCCTCACGTCGTTTCAGAAGCTCCCAAAATCAAAG GTGTAGAACACGTTGGTGGTGACATGTTTGATGCAATTCCACGGGGTCAAGCCATATTCATGAAG TGGATACTTCACGATTGGAACGATGACCAATGTGTGGCGATATTAAAAAACTGTAAGAAAGCATTACCAAAAAATGGCAAAGTCATTATAATTGAATATATAATGCCGCGAGAAATATCTGAAACCGATCTAGCAACCAAAAATTCACTGTTCTACGACGTGGGAATAATGTGTGCAACACAGGGAGGCAAAGAGAGAACCAAAGAAGAATTCGAAGTTTTGGCTATGAAAGCAGGTTTTAACATCCCAAATATCATTTACGGCGCTTACTCTTTTTGGATCCTTGAATTATATGCAGATTGA
- the LOC106418816 gene encoding RING-H2 finger protein ATL81: MSMSMPTTETNNIKPVRNLVSTPVTIFLTGGLLIILTSFFSFFFCGSFLKKLLNIWNNLRNRNRPSNLIQPSIPPEHVGLGSKIIQSFPEFPYSVKDRGMDQCSICLIDFIDDDTMRLISTCNHFFHTICIDLWFESHKTCPVCRRQLDVEQTTQEEQPAIPEIDLVTSESHEERLSRDTLTIIVHEEHPTTTTIGINLDQTDEIENYERRVKEPNLRFWRSHSTGHSIVVKTETEQSAEEKEKEEFNIHIEISGECQFEDHMRNLPNRNLYCVRGTYSVG; this comes from the coding sequence ATGTCTATGTCTATGCCCACGACCGAAACAAACAATATTAAACCAGTCCGCAATCTCGTTTCAACGCCGGTCACAATTTTTTTGACCGGTGGTCTTCTCATCATTCTCACcagtttcttctccttcttcttctgtgGATCTTTTCTCAAGAAACTCTTAAACATTTGGAACAACCTTAGAAACCGAAACCGTCCTAGTAACCTAATCCAACCCTCTATTCCCCCTGAACATGTTGGCCTTGGCTCCAAGATCATTCAATCCTTCCCTGAGTTTCCATATTCGGTGAAAGATCGTGGGATGGATCAGTGTTCTATTTGTTTGATAGACTTTATAGATGATGACACCATGAGGCTCATTTCTACTTGTAATCACTTCTTTCACACAATTTGCATTGATCTTTGGTTTGAGTCACACAAGACTTGCCCGGTGTGCCGACGCCAGCTTGATGTAGAACAGACCACACAAGAAGAGCAGCCGGCTATTCCTGAAATTGACTTAGTTACATCTGAAAGCCATGAAGAGCGTTTGTCCCGCGACACTTTGACAATCATCGTTCACGAGGAGCATCCTACGACTACAACTATTGGTATTAATTTAGACCAAACAGACGAGATAGAAAACTATGAAAGGCGAGTGAAAGAGCCGAATTTGCGGTTTTGGAGGTCACATTCTACTGGACATTCTATTGTTGttaaaaccgaaaccgaacaatcagcagaagaaaaggaaaaggaagaatttaatatacatattgAGATCTCTGGAGAATGTCAATTTGAAGATCACATGAGAAATTTACCGAACAGAAATCTGTATTGTGTTAGGGGAACTTATTCAGTAGGATAG